atcCATGTTCTCTTGAGTTTCAgctcatggacagatgtcctgataTTTTCCTTTGGAATTTGCTGATATaattccatcaatgatggcaagccagCCTGGCCCACATGCAGCGAAACAGGCCCACACcatgatactgccaccaccatgtttcacagatcggataaatacagtgttttcctttctccttttcctgtccacaaaacattgcAATGGCCATCTGGCTTGTCcacgtgatctttagcaaactgcagacaggcagcaatgttttttttggagagcagtggctttctccttgcaaacCTGCCATGCTCACCATTGCCCAGTGTTCTCCTGAGGGTGGCCTCATGAACGTTAACTTTAGTCACTGTGAGACGGGCCTTTAGTTTCTTAGAAGTTATCCTGATCCCTTTTTGTCCTCTCAGACTATTACACCCTGATCTTGGTGTCATCTTTGTTGGCCAAACACTCCTGGGGGGCATAACGAgggtcttgaatttcctccgtttgtacacaatctgtctgactgtggattgttggagtccaaactctttagagatggttttgtagccttttccagcctgttgagcatcaacaactcttcgTCTGAgctcctcagaaatctccttcgTTCatgccatgatacacttccaaaaatgtgttatgaagaTCAGACCGTGACAGATCCCTGTTCTTTTAATAAAACAGCGTGGTCACTCACATCTGACTGCCATCCCATTGACTGgaaacacctgactctaatttcagATTATCTTCTAATCCTAAAGGTTCACATATTTTTGCTACACACCGATGtttaatattggatcattttcctcaataaatcaatcttcttcttcttcttcttcttcttcttcttcttcttcttttggctgctccctttaggggtcgccacagcggatcatctgcctccatcttgccctatccactgcctcctctacttttacagcaaccatctccatgtccaccttcactacatccataaaccttctctgaggtcagcctcttctccttctgcctggcagctccatctccaacattctttgaccaatatatccactattcctcctcaacacatgtccaaaccatctcaacctggcctctctggctttatctccaaactgctccaccttcactgtccctctgatctgctcatttctaatcttgtccatcctcgtcactcccaacgaaaatctcagcatcttcatctccgccacctccagctcagcctcctgtcttttagacagagccacagtctccaaaccatccatcatagcaggacgcactactgtcttgtaaaccttccctttcactcttgctgctatccttctgtcacacatcagccctgacatccatctccacccactccatcctgcctgcaccctcttcttcacctcttttctacactgtccattgctctggatggttgacccaagatatttgaagtcatccacctttacgacctctactccttgcatcttcacctttccacctgcctccctctcattcacacacatgtattccgtatCCTCAATAAATCAATGACCAAGTTTCTcattatctacttttaggacttctTCACGCTCGTCTGTCGAGGCTTTCTATTAAAACTGCCAGAAATCACTCTTAACTGAACCAGGAGCTTTTTACTTCAAACGTAGTGCTGGCTGGTTGtactgtccatggtgctgaaccCCAGGCTTACTTACTCTGATAGCATTTCAGCTGTCTGGGCCTCCTTCAGAACGGGGTTTCCCAGCGGTTTCGTCCCTGTATTCGGGGGTCTTCCAAACAGGATCTCAAATGGGCTCAATTGATATTTGGGTCTTTCTCTCATTCGATTTTGAGTCAGGGCTGTTGGCAGGACCTTTGTTTCATACCTGTTCCTGCACAGCACTTAGACTTTTACGCTAGTTTGAGGTACAGGTCGGATGTACTCTGCCCAAGTTTTTCTGCTGCACAAGCCTGAAGTCAGAGTTTATGTCTTTACCTCATGCACATAAACTTGAGGGAGGGCTGCGCAAAATGTGGGAGAATCTGACAAAGAGTTTGAGACAGTACACACTGGGGCAGGTTACCCGTTCTGCTGTAGTCGAAACTTTGTGCAGAGCACTGCACCTGTTTTTGTGCCAATTCTCTGGAACACTGTGGAAGAGCCCTCTGTATTCTGGTGGGTTAAGATTAAGAgccccttattagtcccacaatggggaaatttcacctccgcatttaacccatctgtgaagtgaaacatcacatacacactagtgagcacacacacacactagggggcagtgagcacacttgcccggagcggtgggcagcccaatccgcagcgcccggggagcagttgggggttaggtggaggacacctcagtcatgtgctgtcggctttgaggattgaaccggcgaccttccggtcacgaggctggatccctaacctccagcccacgactgccccttttgGTCTGGGTTAAGAGAACGGAAACAGTCAGTCAACCTGTTTATATCCTGAATGTGTAAGGTGGCATGTTCAATGAAAACACAAAGCCTCCTCCTGGGACAGCAGGTGGTCAGTTTATTATGATCAATTGTAAAAACGTCCCCAAATCCACATCAGACtctttattaataacattaGCTCAGGATGCAGTTTGTAAAGTATCAAAGCACCTCCTCAAACCACTTTACATTAAAGTTAATGCTTTACAACTGAGTTCCTCACTGCAGTTTCACATTGGATCAAATATGACCTCAGAGTATGTGCAGATGTCAGAGCGCTGGACTCTGTTTTTCTTCAGACGGTTCTGTCCTCTCCTCGTGACGTCCAACGGAGCGTAAATCACATCTCCTCCGACCTGCAGCCAGTTTAAAAACATGCAGGACTGCTCTCACTTGGTTCAGTTGCGCAGTAAACATTTCTGTGCATGTTGTGTGAGGTTAAAACATTTGTAGTCTAATGTTTCTAATAAGTAATTTGTGTTCAATTACAAAAATGAGTTGCATGTGGGTACAGCAGTGAAAATGTGGGTACAGCAGTGAAAATGTGGGTACAGCAGTGAAAATGTGGGTACAGCAGTACCTCGCCATGGATGCTTCTTCTCTGATCCTCTTCTTTCACATTCCCAGCCTCATAGACTTTCCTCTCTCCTGTCACTGAAACGGTCAGAAAGGTCAGTAAATTTGTCAAAATCCATGAAGTGCATCTTTAATGGAAAAACGCAGCGACAGTCTGGAATGATGATGGATGATGATTGGTTGATGGGTTAGTGGGGGATGATAAATCAGCATCCTCACTTAAACCAgtgattttgtatttgagatatatatatgtgtgtgtgtgtgtgtttgtgtgtgtatatatggtaGATGGGAAAGCTTGGTAAGGGATGATTTCTGGTTTAGTGGGGCCTCGTGATTGGTTAATGGGTTTAGTGGTGAATGATGACTGCTTGGTGGGTTAAGTGTGGGAAGATGAATGATTGGAGGGTTTAGTGAGGAGTGATGATGGATTTGTGGGTTTAGTGTGGGGTGATAGATCATTAGCCCCAGTTAAACCCATCATTTTGCATTTGCTTCTATAACAGCAATTGGTTAATAAATGACAGTGAAACAGCACTTTGTACACTGCTGTCCTGAGCACTTCTACAAAACCATTAACCGGGGTTAATACAGGCTAAGATCACAGACGGATTTCCTGATTCTCTCCTGAATGTAAGGACACAGTGAAGGCCTTGTCTGTACAAATACACTTTAAATTTCCCTCTTGTgggttctttatttttttcctgactccctgataaacaaaaataaaatagccAGTAAATGATATAAGCTTTGAAAGTGGCTAAatcaaaaatcacattttagttattttatttattttatatattaataatgtaatattccTTGCATATTGATGGGCCAAACAATGTAATTTGATGATGTTTAAAGTGTCTTTGACAGTCAATGACTGTCTCGTCTAATAAAGACTGATGTTCATGTTTAAACcattgaaatgaattgaatcAAAAGGACTAACATGTTAGAAACTAACTGATAGCAGACCAGTGGAAGAGAGAAGTATGAGAGAGTTCAGACCTTTAGTTGTGTGTCTGTAGATGCAGCACACACaggtggaggagaggagaacacacacagaacacacactgaccagcagCTTCCAGCAGACGCTACAGTCTGAGACaggaggggtggagggggtCATGTCTGAAATATGAACTGAATTCATTCAGAACACCTGCAGCACTAAGACATGGTGGCACATAGAACTCCAAAGAGCAACTTATAAACCCTATAAATCAAGATAAACCAGAGATGGTAGATTTATTCTTTAAAACGTTTTGACAAAATGTgtcaatatttatataaaataaaaataaagtcagAATGATAATCTTACCAAGCAGAGAGAGTCGAGTGGTTCTGTTTCCATGATGATAAACATCTGTCCGAACATCTGCGCCGGCTCCGCCTTTGATTAACTTTATCTCATGTACAGCGCAGTAGTACAGCCCCAGATCTGACTCGGTGATGTTCTTCACCAGCAGATCATGAGTTTGATCAGAGGGACTCCACAAAAAAGCATAACGTGAAAAAGCGGCCTGGATCAGATTATCTGAAGATATGATGAGAGGACGTTGATTCTCATTTGAGGAGTTTCTGAACCAAACTGGCTCTCCAGTCTtccaaacacagtcactgtagagGATGACGTTGTCTCCTGGTCTGACCCTCATCTCCACTTCTGCTCCAGAGATCCTGGAGAACAAAACACCTGCAGCATAACAATCACACTTTAGATTCAGTGAAGTAGTCTGAGTACCTTCAGACTGTCAATCCAGTTGTTTAGGATCTAGGACACTTTTCTACGATGAAGACTTTTGGAGAGTTAAGAGTAAAAGTAATCACGTGGGGTTGATTTGATGTTAAGATTTAGTCATGGTTTTCTCAAATGAGGTACCAGCTAAACTAAGCAGAGTTCTGCGTATAAATTACAGAACTGTGAATAGAACTTAACTACATTTAAAGCATGCCAAAAACATTCATCTACCAATATCAAGTACAATATAAACGTTTACTTACAGGCGATAGTGAGGAGAACAGCTCTTGATCTCTCCATCTCAAAGACTGGTGCTGGGTGGGTGACGATGGTGAGGGTCCTTGAAGCAGATGTCTGTGCTGAGGTCTGATTGGTCCACGTCAGTGgaacatttccatttttgatTACGTCTCAATGCATAGCTGATCAGACACCTCACCAATGAGAGACGAGGAAGCTAAACACACTCCTCCTGATTGGTCACATCATCAGAGGATGGTCTTTTAGTTTGTTCCATGGCCACATTTCTGTGGACAGCTTGGGTTTGTAGGTTCTTTGTAGGCTTGAGTTCACAGTTCTCCCTTTTCCAACACATCATGTCTTACAAAATACCTAAATATAGATGCAAATCAATAAAGAGTCTCTGACCACCAGGACTGGACATCAGGCCCACAGCTTCTGTGAACTGTCTGTGTTTTGGCTTCTCTATAGGTTTGAGTGCACCGCTCTCCCTGTTTGATTTAGCTCAGAGTTATTAAAATGGGGAAATCAGGAAAGTCTCCAGACCTCCGGGACAAGACATCTTCTCCAGAGGTTTAAATGAACACACTTTGTTTAAAGTGAGTTTTCACAAGATAAATTATGTGACTTACCAGCTAATTGGACCTCCCTAAGCATAAACTGTATATTGTGTGAAATCAACTGGTTAAAGAAGCAATCATTTTAGGACGGTTATCCTCAGCAGATCACGGTCAGTAAAGAACCTCAGTGACCACTGATATACtttctttgcttgttttagAGGCATCTGAGGAGTTGCCTAAGGCCACTTCCTGTCCCTGGTCTCACCTCATTTCCATTCCCAAGtttattctcttttctcctccctccctctcccacctggTTGGACTTCAATTCAATGCTTGTTGACTGGTTACACAACTCGGACTGTAATAAGACAAATTTGCAGATGTGCCCTGCATCATGTTCTTGTCCAAATGCTGTGGTAACCACACCAACCCCACACTAATCATTTCCTCTGTAGACCCCTGAGCTCAAGATAAGAGAACTTCATTAAAaggcttttttaaaatgtccatagaaaatgaaaaagtgacCTGATGCTGGTCAAATAGTGATTCCACATTCATCAATGCTGTTAATCTTTTGCTGGTTTCTAATCTTACTTTGTCTTCTCCATctgtcagcttcatcagatATTCCCATTCATCGGATAAAACGTCACTA
This Pygocentrus nattereri isolate fPygNat1 chromosome 22, fPygNat1.pri, whole genome shotgun sequence DNA region includes the following protein-coding sequences:
- the LOC108413469 gene encoding uncharacterized protein LOC108413469 encodes the protein MERSRAVLLTIACVLFSRISGAEVEMRVRPGDNVILYSDCVWKTGEPVWFRNSSNENQRPLIISSDNLIQAAFSRYAFLWSPSDQTHDLLVKNITESDLGLYYCAVHEIKLIKGGAGADVRTDVYHHGNRTTRLSLLDCSVCWKLLVSVCSVCVLLSSTCVCCIYRHTTKVTGERKVYEAGNVKEEDQRRSIHGEVGGDVIYAPLDVTRRGQNRLKKNRVQRSDICTYSEVIFDPM